A stretch of the Capsicum annuum cultivar UCD-10X-F1 chromosome 8, UCD10Xv1.1, whole genome shotgun sequence genome encodes the following:
- the LOC107856973 gene encoding transcription factor TCP2, which yields MEMEEIRTEECKFPRIRNKEDEQYQYEVDDAGEDKKRGLGAIAKFYGRPSSRIVRVSRASGGKDRHSKVLTSKGLRDRRVRLSVNTAIQFYDLQDRLGCDQPSKAVEWLLKAAAPSIAELPPLEAFPDTLQLSDEKRSSVGTEPDFDSADVEMDDYPNYKQQQQQQQGQQKPCCSNSETSKGPGLSFSRSDSRLKARERAKERATEKEKEKENKSSVVAHHQNMHPSSSFTELLTGGMSDNNNNNSNTSPNASIHQNMPRQWSTNPLEYFTSGLLGPSSTRGIDNTSGFSDQIYIGNPLQSLRVVPSPMFSITGDHRPELQHFPFGGDNLVPSVTTSGGSNCNGHRSNTSNEYNLNFSISSSASGFNRGTLQSNSSSSQSTMPHFQRFSPINGSQNLFHGTTTEYDAGLHLFYGNGYGHSDQKEKEKN from the coding sequence ATGGAGATGGAGGAGATTCGAACTGAAGAGTGCAAGTTCCCAAGAATCAGGAACAAGGAAGATGAGCAGTACCAATATGAAGTAGATGATGCAGGAGAAGACAAAAAGCGTGGCCTTGGTGCTATTGCAAAATTTTATGGTCGGCCTTCATCAAGAATTGTTAGAGTTTCTCGAGCATCTGGAGGGAAAGATAGGCACAGCAAAGTATTGACTTCTAAGGGGCTAAGAGACAGACGTGTTCGACTCTCAGTCAACACAGCTATACAGTTCTATGATTTGCAAGACCGGCTCGGTTGTGATCAGCCGAGTAAGGCTGTGGAATGGTTGCTAAAAGCAGCTGCTCCTTCAATTGCTGAGCTTCCACCTCTCGAGGCATTTCCAGATACACTGCAGCTCAGCGATGAGAAAAGGTCAAGTGTTGGAACTGAGCCGGATTTTGATTCAGCTGATGTTGAAATGGATGATTATCCAAATTACaagcagcagcagcaacaacaacaaggtCAACAGAAACCTTGTTGTAGCAATTCTGAGACCAGCAAAGGTCCTGGATTGTCATTTTCCAGATCTGATAGTCGGCTCAAGGCACGGGAGCGAGCAAAGGAAAGGGCCACagagaaggaaaaggagaaagaaaacaAGTCTTCTGTTGTTGCTCATCACCAAAATATGCACCCTAGCTCTTCTTTTACTGAGCTATTGACAGGTGGTATGAGcgataataacaataacaacagtaACACAAGTCCTAATGCCTCTATTCACCAAAACATGCCAAGGCAATGGTCTACCAATCCCTTGGAGTACTTTACCTCAGGATTATTAGGCCCATCATCTACTCGTGGAATTGACAACACTAGTGGCTTCTCGGATCAAATTTATATAGGAAATCCTCTACAGTCATTAAGAGTGGTGCCTTCACCAATGTTTAGTATTACGGGGGACCATCGCCCCGAGCTGCAGCATTTCCCATTTGGCGGTGACAACCTAGTTCCGTCTGTGACCACCAGTGGGGGGAGTAATTGTAATGGTCACAGAAGCAATACGAGTAACGAATACAATTTGAACTTCAGCATTTCTTCATCTGCTTCTGGTTTCAATAGGGGGACCCTTCAGTCCAATTCTTCCTCTTCGCAGTCTACTATGCCTCACTTCCAGAGGTTTTCTCCTATAAACGGATCACAGAATTTATTTCATGGCACCACAACTGAATATGATGCTGGCTTACACCTCTTCTATGGAAATGGCTATGGACATTCAGatcagaaagaaaaagaaaagaactaa